One Hippocampus zosterae strain Florida chromosome 4, ASM2543408v3, whole genome shotgun sequence genomic window carries:
- the LOC127599053 gene encoding zinc finger protein OZF-like, producing the protein MAAKREKGEECEEDIGGSKREKESRARRQPALVFPGEDDSDDLDPVRTELESPHIKEEREEGEALLHVKVEDEGPHPSSLQEEEEEGEVDAVAERAMSFVRFKSEEEGDPSGSEESGGARPRGSGSTEGDRGGAPADGLLAPLSDDDLTSPSPDTENEERPQSEAHDRSTECSRCGKTLSSKWNLKLHMRTHTGAKPFACSVCGQRFTQKGQVRTHAQIHTGEMPFACSVCGKSFLRKQSLATHARAHSGEKPFACSLCPKRFFIKGHLTRHTRIHTGEKPFACSLCGQTFSQTESLTIHTRKHTGEKSLACSVCGKIFFLKTSLRVHEKTHAGEKPFPCSVCGKRFSGKHILTTHSRTHTGEKPFACSVCGKSFSLKGQLASHTKTHTGEKPFPCSVCGKRFSRKGRLASHSRQHTGEKPFSCSVCAKRFFNKIDVKRHKCSGGK; encoded by the exons ATGGctgccaagagagagaaaggggaAGAGTGCGAGGAGGACATCGGCGGGTCGAAAAGGGAGAAGGAGTCGCGAGCTCGTCGGCAGCCTGCTCTCGTGTTCCCCGGagaag ACGACAGCGACGATCTTGACCCCGTGCGGACAGAGCTGGAGTCTCCCCACATCAAAGAGGAGCGGGAAGAAGGGGAAGCGCTCCTCCACGTGAAGGTGGAGGACGAGGGGCCACATCCGTCTTCcctccaagaagaagaagaagaaggcgagGTGGATGCGGTCGCCGAGCGGGCGATGAGTTTTGTCCGTTTCAAGAGCGAAGAGGAGGGAGACCCGTCCGGAAGCGAGGAAAGCGGAGGGGCGCGGCCCCGCGGCAGCGGCTCGACGGAAGGTGACCGGGGAGGAGCGCCGGCAGACGGCCTCTTGGCTCCACTGTCCGACGACGACCTCACTTCGCCCTCTCCTGACACGGAGAATGAGGAACGCCCACAAAGCGAAGCCCACGACCGAAGCACCGAATGTTCTCGCTGTGGCAAAACCTTGAGTTCAAAGTGGAATTTGAAGTTACACATGAGGACGCACACCGGGGCGAAACCTTTCGCCTGCTCCGTTTGCGGACAAAGATTCACTCAGAAGGGCCAGGTAAGGACGCACGCCCAAATCCACACCGGCGAGATGCCTTTTGCCTGCTCGGTTTGTGGCAAGAGCTTCCTTCGAAAGCAAAGTTTAGCGACGCACGCCCGAGCGCACAGCGGAgagaaaccctttgcctgtTCACTTTGTCCGAAAAGATTCTTCATCAAGGGACATTTGACGCGGCACACGCGGATACACACCGGAGAAAAACCTTTCGCCTGCTCGCTTTGCGGCCAAACCTTCTCTCAAACGGAAAGTCTAACGATCCACACGAGGAAGCACACCGGGGAGAAATCTTTGGCCTGCTCCGTTTGTGGCAAAATATTCTTTCTGAAGACAAGTTTAAGGGTGCACGAAAAGACGCACGCCGGAGAAAAGCCTTTCCCCTGCTCGGTCTGCGGGAAAAGATTCTCGGGAAAGCACATTTTGACGACCCACTCAAGGACacacacgggagagaaaccgttTGCCTGTTCGGTTTGCGGGAAGAGCTTCTCCTTGAAAGGACAGCTGGCGAGCCACACCAAAacgcacaccggagagaaacctttccCTTGCTCGGTCTGTGGCAAAAGATTCTCCAGAAAGGGACGCTTAGCGAGTCACTCGAGACagcacaccggagagaaaccgTTCAGCTGCAGCGTGTGCGCCAAGAGGTTCTTTAACAAGATCGATGTGAAGAGACACAAATGCAGCGGCGGTAAATGA